Proteins encoded by one window of Pristiophorus japonicus isolate sPriJap1 chromosome 17, sPriJap1.hap1, whole genome shotgun sequence:
- the LOC139228194 gene encoding protein BNIP5 — protein sequence MELLPEDRAMGSLGPTENVLSVNVSGLKPRRVVEVYVKRSLSLREVGMVDKELKWRSLPTKIPRITSLRERPGQSDPAIRGRAREREQNKGARQTHGDDTTPPVSNSSSVEPGAEREANTGRSKDGKKGKKSQTFFEKVASFLWRRKGDEKKDEGCKRWKESSVPQGERPPEQNGEPPLATQGLPEDPATTHKPKGSKKRNSFRRVFSFKKSNSEVKELESGGSGASKSKAVRPSQLDLRVVCQLRPGKPDRDSEYLYEQVSEEVERFVRTLESSEGNENNPTGSSLIEELETQGPSESVDDNIWKIVAILQKVGDHVDTELQGNSLLSTFFTDISYNSFKELADQYIETEVRSKVTQENADLVKFAFTLDFTAKVAGICNHQIKRITGFGSQYLQDTCWQLPGFSEQHESENNREKIPSPD from the exons ATGGAGTTGCTGCCTGAAGATCGTGCCATGGGCAGCCTTGGTCCCACAGAAAATGTTCTCAGTGTGAATGTGAGCGGACTGAAGCCCAGAAGAGTGGTCGAAGTCTATGTCAAGCGCAGCTTGAGTCTGAGGGAAGTTGGCATGGTGGACAAGGAGCTAAAGTGGAGATCTCTCCCGACAAAGATCCCCAGAATCACGAGCCTCAGGGAAAGACCTGGGCAGAGCGACCCGGCGATCcgcggcagagcgagagagagagaacaaaataAAGGAGCGAGACAAACACATGGCGACGATACAACGCCTCCAGTTAGCAACTCGTCCAGTGTTGAGCCAGGGGCGGAGAGGGAGGCCAACACAGGAAGGAGCAAGGACGGGAAAAAAGGGAAAAAGTCTCAGACATTCTTCGAAAAGGTTGCCAGTTTCCTGTGGAGAAGGAAAGGCGATGAGAAGAAAGATGAAGGATGTAAAAGATGGAAGGAGTCGAGTGTTCCTCAGGGGGAACGTCCCCCGGAGCAGAATGGCGAGCCGCCCCTGGCTACCCAAGGCCTCCCCGAAGACCCAGCCACTACTCACAAACCCAAGGGCTCCAAGAAGAGAAATAGTTTCAGGAGAGTGTTCTCTTTTAAGAAAAGTAATTCTGAAGTGAAAGAGCTTGAATCTGGCGGTTCAGGAGCCAGCAAGAGTAAAGCAGTCAGACCGAGCCAGCTGGATCTCAGAGTGGTCTGCCAGCTCAGGCCTGGGAAACCAG ACAGAGATTCGGAGTATCTGTATGAGCAGGTATCCGAGGAGGTGGAGCGGTTTGTTCGGACGTTGGAGTCCAGCGAGGGAAACGAGAATAATCCGACGGGCAGCAGCTTAATCGAAGAATTAGAAACACAGGGGCCGAGTGAATCTG TGGATGACAACATTTGGAAAATCGTCGCAATACTCCAAAAAGTTGGTGATCACGTTGATACAGAG CTCCAAGGTAATTCGCTGCTTTCCACCTTCTTCACGGACATCAGCTACAATTCCTTCAAAGAGCTGGCCGACCAGTACATCGAGACAGAAGTGAGGAGCAAGGTGACGCAGGAGAACGCCGACCTGGTCAAGTTTGCCTTCACACTGGATTTCACTGCAAAGGTGGCGGGGATCTGTAACCATCAGATCAAACGGATCACAGGCTTCGGGAGCCAGTATCTCCAGGACACGTGCTGGCAGTTGCCCGGCTTCAGTGAGCAG CATGAAAGTGAAAACAACAGGGAGAAAATTCCAAGTCCAGACTGA